The DNA window CACCGAAGTCGACCGAGCGCAGATGGCCGATGGCGAAGGCGGACATGTTTTCTCCTCGGTGTGATCGGGGTGGTCAGGCGGTGGGCACCTTGTCGAGGAACCCGAGAACGGTGCGCACCTTGCCGCCGGGAGCCCGTTCGAGGACGTCGAAGCCGACGACCAGCGGCTCCGCCCCGGCCGGCCCGAGTGCCCACGCGAAGCGGGCCTGGTCGTGGTGGGCGTCCACGTCTCCGGCGAGTTCGAAGCGCATGCCCTCGAACTGTTGCTGCACCGCCCCGACGAGGGCGTTGATCGCGGTGTGCCCCTCGGCGCTGCCGATCGGGTCGACGTAGCGTCCGTCCTCGGCCCACAACTCCGCGACGAGGGCGGCCCGCTTGTCGGCGTCGGTCTCGTTCCAGGTGTCCAGGTAGTTCCGAACCACGGTGTCGAAGTCGTTCACGGCGAACCCCTTTCGAAGTCGGCCGCCCGGTGCGGCCGTCGGAAACGAGCCTGCGCCGTCGGGGTCACCCGGTCGATTACCCCGAAGGTAATGGGACTCGTTCCCGCCGCGTTCTAGGGTCGAGGGCATGACGCGAGCACAGCAGTCGGTCGGCGACCAGATCCGGTGGTGGCGTGGACATCGCCGGATGACGCAGCTCGATCTCGCGAACCGCGCCGAGGTCTCGACCCGGCACGTCAGCTTCCTCGAGACGGGCCGTTCGCGTCCCACCCGCGCGATGCTGCTGCGGCTCGGGGAGCATCTCGACATCCCGCTGCGGGAGCGTAATTCGATGCTGCTCGCGGCGGGGTTCGCGCCGGCCTACCCGGAACATGCGCTGACCGACGTGCCGATGGCGATCGTCTCCGACGCGATCCGCACCATCCTGGCCGCGCACGCCCCGATGCCGGCGCTGGTGGTCGACCGGCACTGGCACCTGGTGGACGCCAACGAGACCGTGGCGCTGTTGACCGACGGCGCGGCCGCGTGGCTGCTGGAACCGCCGGTGAACGTGCTGCGCCTGAGTCTGCATCCGGAGGGCATGGCGCCGCGAATCACCAACCTCGCTCAGTGGCGTGCCCACGTGTTGCACCGGCTCGACCGGCAGATCGACGCGACCGACGACACCGACCTCCGACGCCTGCGGACCGAGCTCACCGGCTACCCCGGCGGTGTCGACGCCGCCGAGGCGGGGCCGGCGCTGGTGGTGCCGTTGCGGGTCCGGGTGGGGGAGCGGGAACTGTCGTTCCTCAGCACGACCACCGTGTTCGGCACGCCGCTCGACGTCGCGGTGTCCGAGCTCGCGATCGAGACGTTCTTCCCGGCCGACGCGGCGACGGCCGCGTTCCTGGGCACCCGGCAATAGGGCGCGGACCAGGCGCCCTGCCGACCGCCTCTACCGTGGAGGCTGGCATGCGTGGCGGCGAAGGGACTGCGGTGGGGCTACGGCGACGAGCGACGGCGGTGGTGGGCGTCGCGGCGCTCGCGGCCGCCGCCGTCGCGGGCTGCGGCAGCTCCACCCGGCAGGGCTCGGACGGCGTCGCGTGG is part of the Rhodococcus sp. SGAir0479 genome and encodes:
- a CDS encoding nuclear transport factor 2 family protein: MNDFDTVVRNYLDTWNETDADKRAALVAELWAEDGRYVDPIGSAEGHTAINALVGAVQQQFEGMRFELAGDVDAHHDQARFAWALGPAGAEPLVVGFDVLERAPGGKVRTVLGFLDKVPTA
- a CDS encoding helix-turn-helix domain-containing protein — translated: MTRAQQSVGDQIRWWRGHRRMTQLDLANRAEVSTRHVSFLETGRSRPTRAMLLRLGEHLDIPLRERNSMLLAAGFAPAYPEHALTDVPMAIVSDAIRTILAAHAPMPALVVDRHWHLVDANETVALLTDGAAAWLLEPPVNVLRLSLHPEGMAPRITNLAQWRAHVLHRLDRQIDATDDTDLRRLRTELTGYPGGVDAAEAGPALVVPLRVRVGERELSFLSTTTVFGTPLDVAVSELAIETFFPADAATAAFLGTRQ